AGTTTTCAATATCCTCAATCTCCCTAGTTAAACTAGAAAACCACCAATTTTGGGATGGTTTCCTTCTAATTGGAACTTCTTTTGGAGCTTTCTGACTTAGATAAGCCATTATTGCAGCGGTTATTATGGCAATTTTCTTGTTATTTAACTCGCTTATTTCTTCGACTTTTTCCTCTATCTTTTCCTTTACTTCTGGTTTCTTAGAACTTCTCCTTTCAAATTCCCCTACCCCATACATGACTACTGCGAGTATTGATAGAACTACGAAAACCACTGTTACACCCAAAATTGTAATATAAAAGCCTTCAAGGATTGAATTCATGGAATCACCTCACAATGGGATGTTACCATGCTTCTTTGGTGGAAGTTTCACCCTCTTATTCTCTAGGGCCTCAAGGGCCATGACTATCTTTGCCCTTGTCTCGGCAGGATCTATAACATCATCGATGTAACCCCTCGAAGCTGCAACGTATGGGTTGGCGAACTTCTCCCTATACTCTTTGATCTTTTGTTGCCTAACTTCCTCAGGGTTCTCAGCCTTTGCAATTTCCTTTCTGAAAATTATGTTTGCAGCTCCTTCCGGCCCCATAACAGCTATTTCAGCCGTAGGCCAAGCAAAGACAAAATCAGCGCCTAGATGCTTTGAACCCATTGCCAAGTAAGCTCCACCGTATGCTTTTCTGAGAATAATGGTTACCATTGGAACAGTAGCTTCAGCGTAAGCATAGAGAACCTTTGCTCCATGCCTTATTATTCCCCTACTCTCCTGATCAACTCCAGGAAGATAACCAGGAACATCAACGAAC
The window above is part of the Pyrococcus sp. NA2 genome. Proteins encoded here:
- a CDS encoding OadG family protein → MNSILEGFYITILGVTVVFVVLSILAVVMYGVGEFERRSSKKPEVKEKIEEKVEEISELNNKKIAIITAAIMAYLSQKAPKEVPIRRKPSQNWWFSSLTREIEDIENFNYRWLR